A single genomic interval of Stieleria maiorica harbors:
- a CDS encoding DUF1501 domain-containing protein codes for MRFHQTCDGVRRRDALKIGTLSVGGLTLAGYNRLAAAGQVAPGHADRAIFIELPGGPSHMDTFDLKPNAPDTHRGSFNPISTNVSGIQISEHLPKLAQCMDKFAILRGVSHTLAAHRLGREYVNTGSKPIPALEYPSFAAVMSKEQPADPDIPSAVAVPKASQGPGFLGIRYSPLETNSAPSFGRPFNVRGISLPGGIGVDEINRRQSLLQKLDRRFADLEKNDQLLDGLDQFGDQAYSMITSSRARSAFDISQEPESFARQFGEDSFGQSCMLALRLVESGVRFVTVQLGGWDTHTDNFTKLKTQNLPKLDAGLSGLLNGLEQRGLLGSTAVYVTGEFGRTPKINTRSAEGGRDHYPRCMFMLMAGGGVRGGQVIGESDDTASGPRHEGISPDDVAASFYHNLGIDPTLEYDSTTGRPITLVRDGSIIKDLFA; via the coding sequence ATGAGATTTCATCAAACCTGCGATGGCGTTCGACGACGTGACGCTCTGAAGATCGGCACCCTGTCGGTCGGCGGCCTGACCCTGGCCGGTTACAACCGCTTGGCCGCCGCCGGACAGGTCGCACCCGGACACGCCGATCGGGCGATCTTTATCGAGCTGCCCGGTGGCCCATCTCACATGGACACGTTTGACCTGAAACCGAACGCGCCGGACACCCATCGCGGTTCCTTCAATCCGATTTCAACCAACGTTTCCGGTATTCAGATCTCCGAGCACTTGCCGAAACTGGCCCAGTGCATGGACAAGTTTGCGATCCTACGCGGGGTCAGCCACACCTTGGCCGCACACCGACTGGGACGCGAATACGTCAACACCGGCAGCAAGCCGATTCCCGCGTTGGAATACCCCAGCTTTGCCGCCGTGATGTCCAAGGAACAACCCGCCGATCCGGACATCCCCAGCGCCGTCGCCGTCCCCAAGGCCAGCCAAGGGCCCGGATTCCTGGGCATCCGCTACTCGCCGCTGGAAACCAATTCGGCGCCCAGCTTTGGACGGCCGTTCAATGTCCGCGGCATCTCGCTGCCCGGCGGCATCGGCGTAGACGAAATCAATCGCCGACAATCACTGCTGCAAAAACTCGATCGACGTTTTGCCGATCTGGAAAAGAACGACCAATTGCTGGACGGTCTGGACCAGTTCGGCGACCAGGCGTACTCGATGATCACTTCTTCGCGGGCACGATCGGCGTTCGACATCAGCCAGGAACCGGAAAGCTTTGCCCGCCAATTCGGCGAAGACTCGTTCGGCCAAAGCTGCATGCTTGCTCTGCGGCTGGTCGAATCCGGCGTCCGCTTCGTCACCGTCCAACTGGGCGGCTGGGACACACACACCGATAACTTCACCAAACTGAAAACCCAGAATCTGCCCAAGCTGGATGCCGGCCTGAGCGGTCTGCTCAACGGTCTGGAACAACGCGGCTTGCTCGGTTCGACGGCCGTTTACGTCACCGGTGAATTCGGACGCACACCGAAGATCAACACCCGATCGGCTGAAGGCGGACGCGACCACTATCCGCGTTGCATGTTCATGCTGATGGCCGGCGGCGGTGTGCGCGGCGGCCAAGTGATCGGCGAAAGTGATGACACGGCGTCGGGTCCGCGACACGAAGGCATCTCGCCCGATGACGTCGCAGCCAGCTTCTACCACAACCTGGGCATCGACCCGACGCTGGAATACGACAGCACGACCGGACGTCCGATCACCCTCGTCCGCGACGGCTCGATCATCAAGGACCTGTTTGCGTAG